ACGGTGGAGCTGGCGCTCACGGGGATGAGGTTTCCGGTCGCGCCCTTGTTGCGCGCGGTCAGGGTGATGACGCCGTTCACGGCCCCGGCCGTCACCGGCAGGGAAGGATGGGCGTTGATCTTGTCGGCCAGGGCCTGGGCGATGGCCGCCGCCGTGGTGGCCAGGCTCACGGCGATCTGCACCGTCTGCGTGCCCACGGTCAGGCCCGCCACGCCCAGCCCCGCCGCCTGCCCCGTGACCGTGGCCGTGCAGCTGGCCGCGATCCCGGCCGCGTCGTCCGCGACGCCGATCACGCTGAGGCGCAGGTAGGCGTTGGCGGTGATGGCCGCGCGCGCCATGAGATGCGCCTGGGAGCCCGGCCCGAACAGCTCGGCCGCCTCCGCGTCGGAATAGACGTTCACGGGTGTGAGCGGGGCCTGGGCGCAGCCGGAGTTGCCCTGGGCCACGATGAGCACGCGCTGCTCGTTGTCGGGCAGGGTGCGCACCGCCAGCTTGGTGTTGAACTCGAAATACTTGCCCGGCTTCCTGATGGACGCCGGGAGCGTGTCGAAGCTGATGTGCTCACTGGCCATCGGGGGCCTCCTTGGGCAAGGCCTGGGCGGCGTCCGTCACGCGCTCCAGGTCGCCGTCGTCCAGGCGGCGCAGGTAGTAGGCGCTGGCGGGCACGTCCACGGCCTGGGCGTCGGTGATGTATTCGCGGGGCGCGCCCTCCCTGGGCACTTTCACGCCCGGAGCGGCCTTCACGCGGATGGTGTTCACGGGTTGCCTCCTTGCAGAGTGATGAGGTCCTGGGCGTCGGCCTGGCCGTCGTCCGGAACCAGATGGTAGTTCAGGCCCACGCGCTCCAGCATGAGCGGCTCGGGGCCGCCGGGCTCGCCCAGCACCACGTCGTAGCTGGTGTGCCACTCCATGACGTAGGCGGAGACGCTGTTGCTCTTGAGCCGGGCGTTGACCAGCGTGCGCGTGCGCCCCGGGGTCAGCTCCTCGATGTCCAGGCCCAGGTCCTGATGGAGCAGCAGCCGGCGCACGTCCTCAAGCATGGCGTAGGTGCCCACCTTCAGCACGTCGCCCTTGCGGGTGGCGGCTTCGGAGCGCGGATTGCGCGCCGCCACAATGACCGCGAAGGTGGCCGGGAAGCGCCAGACGCGCTTGGACATGGCCAGGGCCTTGCCCGGCCCGTCGC
This is a stretch of genomic DNA from Fundidesulfovibrio magnetotacticus. It encodes these proteins:
- a CDS encoding DUF2635 domain-containing protein — translated: MNTIRVKAAPGVKVPREGAPREYITDAQAVDVPASAYYLRRLDDGDLERVTDAAQALPKEAPDGQ
- a CDS encoding phage protein Gp37, whose product is MIAVIEEAIKTRIAEAGLPYKPNVATYGGEFDEGLECVVRSFPAIWVAFGGDGPGKALAMSKRVWRFPATFAVIVAARNPRSEAATRKGDVLKVGTYAMLEDVRRLLLHQDLGLDIEELTPGRTRTLVNARLKSNSVSAYVMEWHTSYDVVLGEPGGPEPLMLERVGLNYHLVPDDGQADAQDLITLQGGNP